In the genome of bacterium, the window AAAGATAATCTCGATGTTCCGGTATATATTCTAGGACAGTTAATCCATAATGATCAGGTAATTGAAGAGCTTAACAGTCTCGGTATTCAAACCATAGAAGAAATACCCGAGAAAATTGACGGAATTTGTATTATAAGAACTCATGGCGTTACACCCCAGATGATTCAGGCTATTGAGTCGAAAGGTTGCAAAATTGTTGATGCGACATGCCCTGACGTAAAAAGGGTTCAGGATAAGGCAAAAGATCTCGCAAAAGACGGTTACAGAGTTATTATAATAGGCAAGGCTGATCACCCTGAAGTTGTGGCGATTAAAGCTCACTCTGATTTATGCTCTAATGAACCGGCCATAATTATTTCTTCAAAACAAGAAGCAGAAAATTTTTTACCGGAAATCAAAAAAACCGGAAAAATAGGCGTTGTTATCCAGACAACACAGCTTATAGAAAATTTTAAAGAGATTCTGCCAGTTATCGTAGAATATTCTAAAGAATTAAAAGTTTATAACACAATATGTTTAGCAACTTTTAAGCGGCAGCAATCTGCAAAAATCCTTGCAAAAGAGGTTGAACTTATGGTGGTAGTCGGCAGCAAATCCAGCGCCAATACCACTCACCTTGCAGAAATTATTAAACCTATTAATAAAACCATCCTTATAGAAACAAGCGCGGAGCTTGAAAATTATAAAAGTGCTATTGATAAAGCACAAAAAATTGGGGTTACGGCAGGAGCTTCCACCCCGGAATATGTAATAAATGAAGTAATTAAGAGAATAGGAGAATCAAATCAGTGTCAAAAGTAGTTGAAGAAGTAAACCAAGAAGCATTAGTCAGTGAATTCGAAAGATTATTAAACCAATCCTTTGATTATAATTTCAAAGTAGCTGATGTTGTTAAAGGCACAGTTATAAAAGTTGATAAATCAGCAATTTTTGTTGATATAGGAAGCAAAACAGAAGCTTTTCTTCCTCTAAAAGAACTTTCAAACGTTCCTTTTGCAAATATTGAAGAGATTGTTTCGGTTGGTGATAAAAAAGAATTTTATATCGTAAAAGAAGAAAATGAAGAAGGTCAGATAACAGTTTCTTTAAGAAGAGTTCATTATGCTAAAAATTGGGAAAAACTTAATGAGCTTCGTCAAAATGAAGAAACTATCAGTGCAAAAGTTATTTCACTTGTTAAAGGCGGTGTAATTGTTGAAGTTCAGGAATTAAGAGGCTTTATTCCTGCCAGCCAGCTAAGAACGGGTACTCCTCATGAAAGTCTTGTTAATCAGGAATTACAGGTTAAAATTCTTGAATCTGATGCTAAGAAAAATAAACTTATCCTCAGCGAAAGACTTGCTCTTGCTGAAGAAAGAAAGAAAATAGCAGGAAACATCATTGCAAATCTTGATGTTGATCAGATTGTAGAAGGTGAAGTAGTAAGAATAGCTGATTTCGGTGCGTTCATTGATATTATGGGCATAGACGGGCTTCTTCCTATTTCAGAAATTTCCTGGCAGAGAATTAAACATCCTTCAGATATTCTTTCTTTCGGTCAAAAAATTCAGGTTAAAATTCTTAACATTGATAACGATTTAAACAGAATAAGTTTAAGTCTTAAGAGAATGGAAGAAAATCCATGGGTTTCTGTTGAAGGAGAATTTCAGGAAGGTCAGGTTATCAAAGGTACCGTCAACAAAATAACAACTTTCGGCGCTTTTGTTAATATTTATCCCGGAGTTGAAGCGCTTCTTCCTGTTGCTGAAATGTCTGATTCCCATATCAATCCTTTCGAAGTACTTTCTGTAGGTGATGAACTTGATGTATTAATCAAAAGATTCTCTCCTCAGGAAAGAAGAATTGGTTTAAGTTTAAAAGACGTCAAAAGAGCTCAACAAAATTAATTTGCAAAGCTAAAGAAAAAGATGGAAGGTTTTAAAACCTTCCATCTTTTTTTAAGACC includes:
- the ispH gene encoding 4-hydroxy-3-methylbut-2-enyl diphosphate reductase; protein product: MKQAQHAGFCYGVQRAVDLSIKIKKDNLDVPVYILGQLIHNDQVIEELNSLGIQTIEEIPEKIDGICIIRTHGVTPQMIQAIESKGCKIVDATCPDVKRVQDKAKDLAKDGYRVIIIGKADHPEVVAIKAHSDLCSNEPAIIISSKQEAENFLPEIKKTGKIGVVIQTTQLIENFKEILPVIVEYSKELKVYNTICLATFKRQQSAKILAKEVELMVVVGSKSSANTTHLAEIIKPINKTILIETSAELENYKSAIDKAQKIGVTAGASTPEYVINEVIKRIGESNQCQK
- a CDS encoding S1 RNA-binding domain-containing protein, whose protein sequence is MSKVVEEVNQEALVSEFERLLNQSFDYNFKVADVVKGTVIKVDKSAIFVDIGSKTEAFLPLKELSNVPFANIEEIVSVGDKKEFYIVKEENEEGQITVSLRRVHYAKNWEKLNELRQNEETISAKVISLVKGGVIVEVQELRGFIPASQLRTGTPHESLVNQELQVKILESDAKKNKLILSERLALAEERKKIAGNIIANLDVDQIVEGEVVRIADFGAFIDIMGIDGLLPISEISWQRIKHPSDILSFGQKIQVKILNIDNDLNRISLSLKRMEENPWVSVEGEFQEGQVIKGTVNKITTFGAFVNIYPGVEALLPVAEMSDSHINPFEVLSVGDELDVLIKRFSPQERRIGLSLKDVKRAQQN